The DNA window CGGCAAAAAGTTAAAAGATATTCTTTCATTAGATAAGCTGACACCGCAAATTCTTCATCCATTAGTTGAGCGGATTACTTGTACACAAGAAGGTAAAATCCATATACACTATACCTTCGTCAATCCCTTAGAAGTGGCATAAAACTTTATATAAAGATAAAGACAACTAACGATTCGTTAGTTGTCTTCTTTTAAAATGAGTTGCGAGACACACTCAACATGAGTCGTCTGTGGGAACATATCAACCGGCTGAACTTCTTGCGTTTTGTAGCCACCATCTTCTAAGATGCGTAGATCTCTCGCAAGTGTTGCTGGGTTACAGGAAACGTATACAACGCGCTTCGGTTTTTGTTCCAAGATTGTTTGAAGTAGTGCTTCGTCACAACCTTTTCTTGGTGGATCTACTACTAGTACATCCGCTGTCTTGCCTTCTTTATACCATTTTGGAATGACTTCTTCTGCAGGACCTGCCTCGAAGAATGTGTTGTTGAAGCCATTCAATTCGGCATTGCGTTTCGCATCTTCAATCGCTTGTGGAACGATTTCCACACCAAGCACTTGTTTTGCTTTTTGCGCAAGGAATAAAGAAATCGTTCCAATACCGCAGTAAGCGTCGATTACCGTTTCTTCTCCAGAAAGCTGTGCATAATCGAGTGCTTGTTTATATAGTACTTCTGTTTGTTCAGGGTTCACTTGATAGAACGAACGAGCAGATATTTCAAATCGAATATCTCCAATTAGATCTTCAATTACTGCCTTGCCCCATAGGACATTCGTGTCATCTCCGAAAATAACATTTGTATTGCGCGTATTTACGTTTTGGATAATAGAAACAACATTTGGCTCTACTTCTCGTATAAGGTCAATGATGGCATCTTTTTTCGATAACTTCGGATGTTTGGTAACCAGCACAACCATTACTTCCCCTGTTGCGCGACCTTTCCGTACGACAAGATGACGAAGCTGACCTTTTCTCGTTTCTTCATTATAAGGAATCAAATCGAGCTCTAATGCTTTTTCTTTCACCGCACGTAGTAAACGATCTGCTTCATCTGTTTGAATTAAACATGTATTTGTATCTGCAATGCGATGTGATTTCGTTTGATAGAAGCCAGCAAGAACTTGTCCATCTTCTAGGCTGAACGGAATCTGTGATTTGTTGCGATA is part of the Psychrobacillus sp. FSL H8-0483 genome and encodes:
- the rlmD gene encoding 23S rRNA (uracil(1939)-C(5))-methyltransferase RlmD, with the translated sequence MNRPVTKNDRITVHIEDLTHDGAGVAKVDGYPLFIQGGLPNETAEVHVLKTLKNYGFAKLMNIVEPSPFRVEAPCPVFAECGGCQLQHMTYEGQLKWKESMVRNVMQRIGKIDAPVLPVKGMEKPWEYRNKSQIPFSLEDGQVLAGFYQTKSHRIADTNTCLIQTDEADRLLRAVKEKALELDLIPYNEETRKGQLRHLVVRKGRATGEVMVVLVTKHPKLSKKDAIIDLIREVEPNVVSIIQNVNTRNTNVIFGDDTNVLWGKAVIEDLIGDIRFEISARSFYQVNPEQTEVLYKQALDYAQLSGEETVIDAYCGIGTISLFLAQKAKQVLGVEIVPQAIEDAKRNAELNGFNNTFFEAGPAEEVIPKWYKEGKTADVLVVDPPRKGCDEALLQTILEQKPKRVVYVSCNPATLARDLRILEDGGYKTQEVQPVDMFPQTTHVECVSQLILKEDN